One Meles meles chromosome 13, mMelMel3.1 paternal haplotype, whole genome shotgun sequence DNA segment encodes these proteins:
- the CCNJ gene encoding cyclin-J, whose product MELEGQWWRGQLAADIHQALRYKELKLPSYKGQSPQLSLRRYFADLIAIVSNRFTLCPSARHLAVYLLDLFMDRYDISIQQLHLVALSCLLLASKFEEKEDSVPKLEQLNSLGCMTNMNLVLTKQNLLHMELLLLETFQWNLCLPTAAHFIEYYLSEAVHETDLHDGWPMICLEKTKLYMAKYADYFLEVSLQDYAFLNYAPSLVAAACVASSRIILRLSPTWPTRLHRLTAYSWDFLVQCIERLLIAHDNDVKEANKQRGQAGSQPAQLSVLQSASQPSRPVHFQQPHYLHQVHHTPLQYRHPVAEQPSCPQIGSTTHTSSYTLQTCPAGFQSSVQGLGHVQTGVGMSLAIPVEVKPCLNVSYNRSYQINEHYPCITPCFER is encoded by the exons GAGCTGAAGTTGCCTTCCTACAAAGGTCAGTCCCCTCAACTAAGTCTCAGAAGGTATTTTGCTGACCTGATTGCCATTGTGAGCAATcgcttcaccctctgcccttctgcccgACATCTTGCTGTCTATTTGCTGGACTTATTTATGGATCGATATGACATCTCCATCCAGCAGCTGCATTTAGTTGCACTTTCCTGTCTGCTTTTAGCAA gcaaatttgaagaaaaagaagatagtGTGCCTAAGCTGGAACAGCTCAACAGCCTGGGTTGTATGACTAATATGAATCTagtattaacaaaacaaaatttgcTACACATGGAACTGTTACTATTAGAAACCTTTCAGTGGAACCTCTGCCTTCCAACAGCTGCCCATTTCATTGAGTATTATCTGTCCGAAGCAGTACACGAAACAGATCTTCATGATGGCTGGCCGATGATTtgcttggaaaaaacaaaactctacatGGCCAAGTATGCAGATTATTTCCTGGAAGTATCTTTGCAAG ATTATGCCTTTCTAAATTATGCACCTTCTTTAGTAGCTGCTGCATGTGTGGCTTCTTCAAGGATTATACTTCGTCTTTCTCCAACGTGGCCTACAAGACTGCATCGTCTTACTGCTTACTCCTGGGATTTTTTAGTGCAGTGCATTGAACGGCTCTTGAT cGCACATGATAATGATGTGAAAGAGGCGAACAAACAGAGAGGCCAGGCAGGGTCCCAGCCAGCGCAGCTGAGCGTGCTGCAGTCAGCCTCCCAGCCCTCTCGGCCAGTTCACTTCCAGCAGCCCCACTATCTCCACCAGGTGCACCACACCCCGCTACAGTATCGCCATCCTGTAGCTGAACAGCCGAGCTGCCCGCAGATTGGATCCACCACGCACACCTCATCTTACACACTACAGACGTGTCCTGCTGGCTTCCAATCCAGTGTGCAGGGCCTCGGGCACGTGCAGACTGGTGTTGGGATGTCCCTGGCCATACCAGTAGAAGTTAAGCCCTGTCTGAATGTTTCTTATAATCGAAGTTATCAGATCAATGAACATTACCCTTGCATCACTCCATGCTTTGAAAGGTGA